In a genomic window of Papilio machaon chromosome 4, ilPapMach1.1, whole genome shotgun sequence:
- the LOC106720623 gene encoding protein KIAA0100, which yields MSALFIVLLTLVAIYISVSWLLPNLLAWLFKRKYHIKLRIGRIAVPKLILRDVSLSKDGYSIHIGEVSFRSSFFNSEINKLVSVVINKLQITNNAEEKRSAVVETILKPLLSKQNSNFKEGQDATESDTIDRQLKRIAEKNLLDFRDKKLPPSLIMFAQFMGVHIMDATLTVVNGCPRSPFVVEASAAEVRADGAAGGPARALAFCASALRVRLACRADGLLEAACSLHIEGTVKADGPLNVEKIHTVISNPSISLQDEVYHFIQKQKTRKPIEPKNYVENDDHLSTLIPRLSPIIPKIFSLKIEKTTINSGGKTTTTTLQSLQVNSRFSAAAEGVPGAGSPQLYVAFQADQLQLITEQYDLLFLNKIKLDAKLEKGVLNLYLIISTLNMSYIHEDMFKWYRSIRDLNSKMKPMQLSGDSSSGGAGGAGGVPAWVRVALRSCVVQGCAELRGVSLRARRTAAGPALAAGCGGLKVKLDQLLDTREEAYKWGVAQLVVGARHWSAELLVDAGWAGWAGREPPPRRHHAWRSALLAVALVKCGSHPPRDCKVEAMMDCLRLEWSKEIADAVISMVECLNDYKTPCKAKLPEVVEESPANISVNVALSHINLFLIVSDEICLMTRIDAVTLEKTVNKAGALVSGLKVVEMVPYKANVQCQRSDEITSTFFHVRLLRVEFLHSKDKSTNLLDFQFLETVDFEWSANMHLKILTFVRAVKSFRKELKELKESKIETEDVGEDKKKPLDWRVSFKGDTNLMLLLSEDNNMLFVTDELTVGCEEWCGVSVSWGQLKMVLNGEEVVVVEGYSQERAHDDPDVRVERSANEGFLLPWNKVWSVNVESVRVVFPYKHRFAEAVQGDFVSLFKWLKLVHGVKKRPFTADSPLPSDLHIKIEEVLLEMSDDPFEVKLRDNYELLEDEYKESEKRRTMLDAKVQELCKPHLFLPAGKVEQLYAALRQKDAQIYVQRCRAAPPPRTRLVACCLSALRVLALADPSVHGAHNAQARLRHIDWDSPWPEEGIDFNTLWCRSVSVQCAQWQLRLRDFPQPLLSMTQLRLWGTLLAAEEQPPPRAVRTVTIEQGAPWGKVELERSMMPLKWYYDLCCEMAEYSYAFGPCWEPVIAHCNLAFDQVSRPSLDPSAPLAWWDKVRLLMHGRLTVNCKKFTCLLHVSLDPYNTTEEMEVTWNDLVLDWTNGKLAFLGELNVFVRTASKYDDCRVLRVPALRLSVKLGWQCVGDPRDHHAVAPCAPTRLPEYSSNQEHDSYRAFRSQGLELHLGMDTKPVERDGPVLLLYGSTLRWFESLKLILSGVTRPTRRGRVFRNLRPRKPQLSRHYRHVSVALTLHNLQVFYWSSSSMQRGIEMRCGRVTCGARHRLSLAAAGDGLLRRPRALWTTDYMNCDLNDAEIWLKTPAPVADDKDNENSVLSPPAMEKCYCLSVRRVSYGREAGGATCSAGGAAGAGGGAAPAPAHRLAVHDLRGAWTKLNRDLAFALIDSYIKTQQLKKNLSTKALKEEEKPTTSPKQQRESDVVSPPPASAQSGGGCAAGMLAALVAEAGEAGGEAPVVFSDELAGAEGDAPPPHAPLRHALDDDNAHTACLIELVNSQVVLKGCETRGYVILCAARAEVRQRVRRAPAATAWSGALSAMQYYATVSAADRDQLDENIQWVSVEEIEERWSGAEISTLPDVPRLVGSGHSAGGVIGSTVGPGNDAGLAQLQRIVSRCACEFYYVTHEETESGAGGGAGWAQQPQPYDSFTLMHHDLDVCTNSLQYAMLLDVVNNVVLRVEPERRRALERRARMRFQLQLHQDRDHKQLIHKLQTQVRESLARLRRLEKEYYLKNRSITGHDPVAIAELKSLDDQVNECKEAAWSLGEELDAMVRAWRETRSAAPAVRAPHAPPHRHNEICFKSARWRLTDADGQLGIADLLLTNFLYTKTSRSDDSVEHQLEVGYVRVTNLLPNEPFPEVLVPQAASGRAPLARRAALRVFCRDRPPVGGISVKEHFEVNIVPIRIGLTKKFFNTMLKFCFPERDPEAMEEGEEEAGREERAPSAASSGGTKRRTKKKDSNSNFYVKRDKDKDDVEKMKERAEKNKLFIYIKIPEVGVRVSYKGSKEKNLEDVRDLPLVLPTLEYHNVTWTWLDLLLATKNDTRRVILSQAIRQKLQLGRRAAAPPEPHEEDKVRLLLGERTVAENKPQKKSTPSVFKFSKS from the exons ATGAGTGCACTGTTCATAGTTCTGCTAACTCTAGTGGCGATTTATATCAGTGTTTCGTG GTTATTACCAAATTTGTTGGCATGgcttttcaaaagaaaataccaTATAAAACTAAGGATAGGCAGAATAGCAGTCCCTAAGCTAATTCTACGAGATGTTAGTCTTTCCAAAGATGGATACTCTATT CACATTGGTGAAGTATCTTTTCGTAGTAGCTTTTTCAATTCGGAAATCAACAAGCTGGTCTCTGTCGTCATCAATAAactacaaataacaaataatgcAGAAGAGAAAAGAAGTGCAGTTGTTGAGACTATACTCAAACCTTTATTATCAAAGCAAAATTCCAATTTCAAAGAAGGACAAGATGCTACAGAGTCTGACACTATCGATAGACAATTGAAACGAATTGCTGAAAAGAATTTATTAGATTTCCGTGACAAAAAGTTACCACCAAGTCTAATTATGTTTGCACAG TTTATGGGTGTACATATAATGGACGCGACGCTGACGGTAGTGAATGGGTGTCCACGGTCACCGTTTGTGGTAGAGGCGAGCGCTGCTGAGGTGCGCGCAGACGGCGCGGCGGGAGGGCCGGCGCGCGCTCTTGCCTTCTGCGCCAGTGCGCTGCGCGTGCGCCTCGCTTGCCGCGCCGACGGCCTTCTGGAAGCCGCCTGCAGCCTACATATTGAGGGCACTGTTAAAGCTGATGGTCCATTAAATGTTGAG AAAATCCACACAGTTATAAGCAATCCATCAATATCACTACAAGATGAAGTGTaccattttatacaaaaacagaAGACAAGAAAACCTATTGAGCCCAAAAATTATGTAGAAAATGATGATCATCTCAGCACACTGATTCCCAGATTATCTCCTATTATACCAAAG ataTTCAgtttgaaaatcgaaaaaacaacaataaattcCGGAGGTAAAACTACAACAACTACTCTGCAAAGTTTACAA GTGAACTCGCGGTTCAGTGCTGCGGCGGAGGGCGTGCCGGGGGCGGGGTCTCCGCAGCTGTACGTTGCCTTCCAGGCTGACCAGTTGCAGCTCATCACTGAACAATACGACTTGCTCTTCCTCAATAAAATCAAGTTGGATGCCAag TTAGAGAAGGGTGTGCTGAACTTGTACCTGATAATAAGTACACTGAACATGTCATACATTCACGAGGACATGTTCAAGTGGTACCGCTCCATCAGAGACTTGAACAGTAAGATGAAGCCCATGCAGCTCTCCGGTGACAGCAGTTCAG ggggtgcggggggtgctGGGGGTGTGCCGGCGTGGGTGCGCGTGGCGCTGCGCAGCTGCGTGGTGCAGGGGTGCGCAGAGCTGCGCGGGGTGTCGCTGAGGGCGCGCCGTACCGCCGCCGGCCCCGCGCTCGCTGCCGGCTGCGGGGGACTCAAGGTCAAGCTGGACCAGCTCCTTGACACCAGGG AGGAGGCGTACAAGTGGGGGGTGGCGCAGCTGGTGGTGGGCGCGCGTCACTGGAGCGCGGAGCTGCTGGTGGACGCGGGGTGGGCGGGGTGGGCGGGGCGCGAGCCTCCCCCGCGCCGCCACCACGCCTGGCGCTCCGCCCTGCTCGCCGTCGCCCTCGTCAAGTGCGGCAGCCATCCGCCACGCGACTGCAAG gtGGAAGCTATGATGGACTGCTTACGTCTAGAATGGAGCAAGGAAATAGCTGATGCTGTGATCTCGATGGTGGAATGTCTAAACGATTACAAAACTCCGTGTAAAGCGAAGCTCCCAGAAGTAGTCGAGGAATCCCCGGCGAATATATCAGTGAACGTGGCTCTGTCGCATATCAATTTGTTCCTCATCGTGTCTGATGAGATATGTCTGATGACGAGGATAGATGCCGTCACCTTGGAGAAGACGGTGAACAAAGCCGGTGCGCTCGTCTCCGGATTGAAAGTCGTCGAAATGGTACCTTACAAAG cTAACGTTCAATGTCAGAGATCAGATGAAATCACATCGACCTTCTTCCACGTGCGTTTGCTGAGAGTTGAATTTTTGCATTCCAAAGACAAGAGTACAAATCTCTTAGATTTTCAATTTCTCGAAACAGTAGACTTTGAATGGAGCGCTAACATGCATTTAAAGATATTGACATTCGTCCGAGCTGTGAAAAGTTTCCGGAAAGAGTTAAAGGAATTGAAAGAGAGTAAGATTGAGACAGAAGATGTGGGAGAAGATAAAAAGAAGCCGTTAGACTGGAGGGTGTCATTTAAAGGCGATACTAATTTAATGTTGCTCCTATCTGAAGACAACAACATGCTGTTCGTTACAG ACGAGCTGACTGTGGGTTGCGAGGAGTGGTGCGGGGTGTCGGTGTCGTGGGGTCAGCTGAAGATGGTGCTGAACGGTGAGGAGGTGGTGGTGGTGGAGGGGTACAGTCAGGAGCGCGCGCACGATGACCCCGACGTGCGCGTCGAGCGCTCCGCCAACGAGGGCTTCCTCCTGCCCTGGAACAAGGTTTG GTCAGTGAACGTGGAATCTGTGCGCGTGGTGTTCCCGTACAAGCACAGATTCGCGGAGGCTGTGCAGGGCGACTTCGTGTCGCTCTTCAAGTGGCTAAAGTTGGTGCACGGTGTGAAGAAGCGGCCCTTCACCGCCGACAGCCCGCTGCCCAGCGACTTACACATCAAG ATCGAGGAGGTGTTGCTGGAGATGAGCGACGACCCGTTCGAGGTGAAGTTGCGCGACAACTACGAGCTGCTGGAGGACGAGTACAAGGAGAGCGAGAAACGACGCACCATGCTCGACGCCAAG GTACAAGAGCTGTGCAAGCCGCACCTGTTCCTGCCGGCGGGCAAGGTGGAGCAGCTGTACGCGGCGCTGCGGCAGAAGGACGCGCAGATCTACGTGCAGCGATgtcgcgccgcgccgccgccgcgcactCGCCTCGTCGCCTGCTGCCTCTCCGCGCTGCGCGTGCTCGCGCTCGCAGACCCCAGCGTGCACGGCGCGCACAACGCGCAGGCCCGCCTCCGACACATCGACTGGGACAGCCCGTGGCCGGAGGAGGGCATCGACTTCAACACCTTGTGGTGTCGCAGCGTGAGCGTGCAGTGCGCGCAGTGGCAGCTGCGGCTGCGCGACTTCCCGCAGCCGCTGCTCAGCATGACCCAGCTGCGCCTCTGGGGCACGCTGCTCGCCGCCGAGGAGCAGCCGCCGCCCAGAG CGGTGAGGACGGTGACGATAGAGCAGGGCGCGCCGTGGGGCAAGGTGGAGCTGGAGCGCAGCATGATGCCGCTCAAGTGGTACTACGACCTGTGCTGCGAGATGGCCGAGTACAGCTACGCGTTTGGTCCCTGCTGGGAGCCAGTCATTGCCCACTGCAACCTCG CATTCGACCAAGTATCGCGGCCGTCGCTGGACCCGTCCGCGCCGCTGGCGTGGTGGGACAAGGTGCGGCTCCTGATGCACGGCCGCCTCACCGTCAACTGCAAGAAGTTCACCTGCCTCCTGCACGTCTCCCTCGACCCTTACAACACCACCGAGGAGATGGAGGTCACATGGAACGATCTCGTCTTGGACTGGACCAATG GCAAGCTGGCATTCCTGGGCGAGCTGAACGTGTTCGTGCGCACGGCGAGCAAGTACGACGACTGCCGCGTGCTGCGCGTGCCCGCACTGCGGCTCAGCGTCAAGTTGGGCTGGCAGTGTGTGGGTGACCCGCGCGACCACCACGCCGTCGCGCCCTGCGCGCCCACACGCCTGCCTGAGTACTCCAGCAACCAG GAACACGACTCGTACAGAGCTTTCCGCTCCCAAGGACTGGAACTGCATTTGGGAATGGATACCAAGCCTGTTGAGAGAGACGGTCCCGTGCTTCTCTTGTACGGCAGCACTCTCAG ATGGTTCGAAAGCCTGAAACTGATCCTGTCCGGGGTGACGAGGCCGACGCGGCGCGGGCGCGTGTTCCGCAACCTGCGCCCGCGCAAGCCGCAGCTCTCGCGACACTACCGCCATGTCAGCGTTGCTCTCACGTTACACAACCTACAG GTGTTCTACTGGTCGTCCTCCAGCATGCAGCGAGGTATAGAGATGCGATGCGGACGTGTGACGTGTGGCGCACGACACCGGCTGTCGCTGGCGGCGGCGGGGGACGGTCTGCTGCGACGTCCGCGCGCTCTCTGGACCACCGACTACATGAACTGCGACCTCAATGATGCAGAGATATGGCTCAAGACACCAGCACCCGTCGCAGACGACAAGGACAACGAG AACTCAGTGTTGAGTCCACCGGCGATGGAGAAATGCTACTGTCTGTCTGTGAGGCGCGTGTCTTACGGGCGCGAGGCGGGCGGCGCGACCTGCAGTGCTGGGGGCGCGGCTGGTGCTGGGGGCGGGGCTGCgcctgcgcccgcgcaccGCCTCGCCGTGCACGACCTGCGCGGCGCCTGGACTAAACTCAATCGGGACCTCGCCTTCGCACTCATCGACTCCTATATCAAGACTCAGCAACTGAAAAAGAATCTCTCCACTAAAGCACTAAAAGAGGAAGAAAAACCAACGACGTCACCGAAACAGCAGCGAGAATCCGACGTCGTGTCACCGCCTCCAGCCTCTGCACAG AGCGGCGGGGGGTGCGCGGCGGGCATGCTGGCGGCACTGGTGGCGGAAGCGGGCGAGGCGGGGGGCGAGGCACCCGTCGTGTTTAGCGACGAGCTGGCGGGCGCCGAGGGAGACGCCCCTCCCCCGCATGCGCCCCTGCGCCACGCCCTCGACGATGACAACGCACACACCGCATGCCTCA TCGAGCTGGTGAACTCGCAAGTGGTGCTGAAGGGGTGCGAGACCCGCGGGTATGTGATCCTGTGCGCGGCGCGGGCGGAGGTGCGCCAGCGAGTGCGGCGCGCGCCCGCAGCCACCGCATGGAGCGGCGCGCTCTCCGCCATGCAGTACTACGCCACCGTCAGCGCCGCAGACCGCGACCAGCTCGACG AAAACATTCAGTGGGTGTCCGTGGAGGAGATCGAGGAGCGGTGGTCGGGTGCGGAGATCAGCACTCTGCCCGACGTACCGCGGCTGGTGGGCAGTGGACACTCCGCCGGTGGAGTCATCGGTAGCACCGTTGGGCCCGGCAACGATGCCGGATTAGCGCAA TTGCAGCGTATCGTGTCTCGGTGCGCGTGCGAGTTCTATTACGTAACACACGAGGAGACTGAAAGCGGTgcggggggcggggcgggCTGGGCGCAGCAGCCGCAGCCCTACGACTCCTTCACACTCATGCACCACGACCTGGATGTATGCACCAACTCGCTACAG TACGCGATGTTACTGGACGTGGTGAACAACGTGGTGCTGCGCGTGGAGCCGGAGCGGCGACGGGCGCTGGAGAGGCGAGCGCGCATGCGCTTCCAACTGCAGCTGCATCAGGACCGTGATCACAAGCAGCTTATACACAAACTGCAAACACAG GTGAGAGAATCTCTCGCGCGTCTGCGGCGACTGGAGAAGGAGTACTATCTGAAGAACAGGTCCATCACCGGCCACGATCCTGTCGCCATTGCTGAGCTCAAGAGCCTTGATGATcag GTGAACGAGTGCAAGGAGGCTGCGTGGTCGCTGGGCGAGGAGCTGGACGCGATGGTGCGGGCGTGGCGGGAGACGCGCTCCGCCGCACCCGCAGTGCGCGCGCCGCACGCGCCCCCGCACAGGCACAACGAGATCTGCTTCAAGTCGGCGCGCTGGCGGCTCACTGACGCCGACGGACAGCTCGGCATCGCCGACCTGCTCCTCACCAACTTCTT GTACACGAAGACTTCAAGGTCCGACGACTCAGTGGAGCACCAGCTGGAGGTGGGCTACGTCCGCGTCACCAACCTGCTGCCCAACGAGCCCTTCCCTGAG GTGCTGGTGCCGCAGGCGGCGTCGGGGCGGGCCCCGCTGGCGCGGCGAGCGGCGCTGCGCGTCTTCTGCCGCGACCGCCCGCCCGTCGGCGGCATCTCTGTCAAGGAGCACTTCGAGGTCAACATTGTGCCAATACGCATCG GTCTAACGAAGAAGTTCTTCAACACGATGCTGAAGTTCTGCTTCCCGGAGCGAGACCCTGAGGCCATGGAGGAGGGGGAGGAGGAGGCGGGGCGAGAGGAGCGCGCGCCCTCCGCCGCCTCCTCCGGTGGTACCAAGAGACGCACCAAGAAGAAGGACTCCAACTCCAACTTCTACGTCAAGCGCGACAAGGACAAGGATGACGTCGAGAAGATGAAG GAGCGCGCGGAGAAGAACAAGCTGTTCATCTACATCAAGATCCCGGAGGTGGGCGTGCGCGTGTCTTACAAAGGCAGCAAGGAGAAGAACTTGGAGGACGTGCGCGATCTGCCGCTCGTGCTGCCCACGCTCGAGTACCACAACGTCACCTGGACCTGGCTGGACCTCCTCCTCGCCACCAAGAACGACACTAGAAG GGTGATCCTGTCGCAGGCCATCAGGCAGAAGCTGCAGCTGGGGCGTCGCGCCGCCGCACCACCCGAACCTCACGAGGAGGACAAGGTCCGCCTGCTGCTCGGCGAGCGCACG GTGGCTGAAAATAAACCCCAAAAGAAGAGTACGCCGAGTGTATTCAAATTTTCCAAATCCTAG